A portion of the Falco naumanni isolate bFalNau1 chromosome 9, bFalNau1.pat, whole genome shotgun sequence genome contains these proteins:
- the SEC16A gene encoding protein transport protein Sec16A isoform X6 has protein sequence MQQPPQTVPAGAAAPPPAGIARNMYWRNSSLSKRANATAAPVQPVTDPFAFGRQTPQGSPLDNPSKGNALVMQSSSPAVFPQPAIIHTSPSHAGDNPHGPHTSLSAPVSQPGINTSTFSNVPVPSLSPGYIINSTTEAHPNADLGLCGPAVPLHYNTGAAVENSFSVHPGMVSASNKPGGRQDVGRDPNDVPSGPNATALFPPPPQQPMSQWRPVQSNLQSPVRNFVPYPEPSSQIDVHNVSQSSVSTSHPPLQANLQQVPVHQGIPQNTTQAPLSIGCEKNGKNGSANSSHHMNSIQPGNVFRQNTEMTNTWLSQPYQEQFCPQPPLQDSSFVIPTAQENNPQNQSPDMPETSNRPVPADRDSGTLSMFFKGDEAENEEILSSEKNYVVEKTEFDACQPNSASLYHQPMHPQRVATNVLSQAQIGTGSASEMVQKGMDAQYFSKIVSQQETQAAKHSMFVSDDKARIGDPSGNGGSQYENVENLECIQNQEVLPSEPQNASSPAAGPDLYRYGSFPGQMLPKNAVVSHAEGGPNLEAPDSLPHPVRPDSVSSNYSNISHRSASSSARPQEQVGTFIQQESGKPDEESSAGFFKQIDSSPLGGDSSELNLGKSYHGNLSQPPTPSPPKPTGVFQTSANSSFEPVRSHGVGIKPAEIDQAKMVVELRENHSNQKNIKKNTAVPAASPGNLEQPPDNLETIFMPQVHPLPLAVTGEAGNMLHSGPVMENIQSISERRSSTRAQGAVKKCDSPATTLWAHNELPNFGGNVLLAPAAPAVYVPAKQTVEVIQPPEEGLSNQQPSKPGTIAVQLSQDRHIPSENLENPPKMGEEEALQSQVTKDVQHQAVSDRAVQGALPSQPQMQAAQMQQPASSGQSSVPSNYQVAAGTKAVQASQQRENQVLSNHPQPVGPQEADSVQLTTRYDQTSPDKQPASGQLSGAPASTDPSTTVSQSVMPNVQQDLQRPSLPQTPQDAFGPPQNPYYYYRHPYDAYQPPYPPPYPPADPRTAAHLYYMEDSYGQYDPRYSTGYMEPGSYRYSEPERPSSRASHCSDRPPSRQGYTEDYYAKSGWSDYYPGYYSNSYDYGDPSRWERYSSAYDPRYRDPRSYGQRYWYDAEHNPYQKREAYPYGNRHDQYEDNWRYDPRFTGSFDDESEPHRDPYGDEFDRRSVHSEHSGHSLRSSRSVHSHQSSFSSRSQQSQLYRSNHDLMANTYETTAQGVLLHTDYPYGGYAANFDGQQPFTGYGYPTETGWSAVEQAPLRPSTPEKFSVPHICARFGPGGFLIKVLPNLPSEGQPALVEIHSMETMLQHSPEQEEMRAFPGPLAKDDTHKVDVINFAQNKASQCFKNDNLIDKESASLLWDFIVLLCRQNGTVVGTDLAELLLRDHKTVWLPGKSPNEANLIDFTNEALEQVEEESGEAQLSFLTDSLITTIDSLEKETERFRELLLYGRKKDALESAMKHGLWGHALLLASKMDSRTHARVMTRFANSLPINDPLQTVYQLMSGRMPAASTCCGDEKWGDWRPHLAMVLSNLTNNVDLESRTIATMGDTLASKGLLDAAHFCYLMAQVGFGVYTRKTTKLVLIGSNHSLPFFKFATNEAIQRTEAYEYAQSLGSQPGCLPNFQVFKFIYACRLAEMGLAAQAFHYCEVISRTVLKDPHYYSPVLIGQLIQMSSQLRLFDPQIKEKPEQESFIEPSWLITLRHVDGQIKEGAIAYNTDRSTPPPYACSTPSSELDHASQCDGAGVGRDMGPGAENALLASLLPNMAQQMQSVQLMPSVPQAALDGSAAMIPPGDQEAVRSVPFYSVASQPIGPGPGFAPPGFSNPYGNEPSPLYLGSALPPGGPPQEIEPRSEEQINPETGTQRIARESPSQSSFPEQREEDFYGRMASMAPGRRSRSASQSSAHMGYGRRSRTTSESSAHSVGRERSSSAAKQPSPPPSVPVGKENKKEIKKEPAPRKTGGTWFRWLMGKGKNEAHLPDDKNKSIVWDEQKQRWVNLDEPEEESKPPPPPPTGFPKVPQTVPPGPGGPPSAPVNMFSRRAAGSRARYVDVLNPGGTKSSGAVPAPSDLFAPLAPMPIPANVFVPNSVPGEPQPMEGSGAAEHAPAASQTNADPAAAVEPEYLNPAILPPGSGLPVSNPDGSQSGELSRSSSMSSLSREVSQHFNQPATVPPSGGPAAGTVPFYNPSQFAQSPAVTGSSRLGRIGQRKYPTLK, from the exons AATGCAGATCTTGGACTCTGTGGGCCTGCAGTACCATTACATTATAATACAGGAGCGGCAGTTGAAAATTCTTTCAGTGTGCATCCTGGAATGGTGTCTGCATCAAACAAACCTGGAGGTAGACAAGATGTTGGTAGAGATCCAAATGATGTTCCTTCAGGACCCAATGCAACAGCACTCTTCCCTCCACCTCCTCAGCAGCCTATGTCTCAGTGGAGGCCTGTTCAAAGTAACCTGCAGTCTCCAGTTCGAAATTTTGTGCCCTACCCTGAGCCGTCTTCTCAGATTGACGTTCATAACGTTTCTCAGTCCTCTGTTAGTACTTCTCATCCTCCTCTACAGGCAAATTTACAACAAGTTCCTGTACACCAAGGTATTCCACAAAATACCACGCAAGCGCCTTTATCCATTGGTTGtgaaaagaatgggaaaaatgGCTCTGCAAATAGCAGTCATCACATGAATAGCATCCAGCCTGGAAATGTGTTTAGGCAGAATACAGAAATGACTAACACTTGGTTAAGTCAACCATACCAGGAACAATTTTGCCCACAGCCACCATTGCAAGATTCCAGTTTTGTCATTCCCACAGCTCAGGAAAATAACCCCCAAAACCAGTCTCCAGATATGCCTGAAACATCGAATAGACCTGTTCCCGCAGATCGAGATTCAGGAActctttccatgtttttcaAAGGGGATGaggcagaaaatgaagaaatactttcatctgaaaaaaattacgTAGTTGAGAAAACGGAGTTTGATGCTTGTCAGCCAAATTCGGCATCCTTGTATCACCAGCCAATGCATCCTCAGCGGGTTGCAACTAATGTTCTCTCTCAGGCGCAGATTGGTACAGGTTCAGCCAGTGAGATGGTGCAAAAAGGAATGGATGCCCAGTACTTTTCTAAAATTGTAAGTCAGCAGGAGACGCAGGCCGCTAAGCACTCTATGTTTGTTAGTGATGACAAGGCACGTATAGGTGACCCGTCTGGGAATGGTGGCTCACAGTATGAAAATGTTGAGAACCTGGAGTGCATTCAGAATCAAGAAGTGCTGCCAAGTGAACCACAAAATGCTTCATCCCCTGCTGCTGGTCCTGATCTGTACAGATATGGTTCCTTTCCAGGTCAGATGCTTCCAAAGAATGCTGTTGTGAGCCATGCTGAAGGAGGACCAAATTTGGAGGCACCCGATTCGTTACCTCATCCTGTCCGACCAGATAGTGTATCTTCAAACTATAGCAACATTAGCCATAGGAGCGCTTCAAGCTCAGCAAGACCTCAAGAGCAAGTCGGTACGTTTATTCAGCAAGAAAGTGGGAAGCCTGATGAAGAATCTTCTGCTGGCTTCTTTAAACAGATTGACTCTTCTCCGTTGGGAGGTGATTCAAGTGAGCTAAACCTGGGCAAGAGCTACCATGGTAATCTATCCCAGCCTCCAACTCCAAGTCCTCCTAAGCCCACAGGAGTATTTCAGACAAGTGCAAATAGTTCTTTTGAACCCGTGAGGTCCCATGGAGTTGGTATAAAACCTGCGGAGATCGACCAAGCAAAGATGGTGGTTGAATTAAGAGAGAACCACTCAAACCAAAAGAATATCAAGAAGAATACAGCTGTGCCGGCTGCATCCCCAGGCAATCTTGAACAGCCACCAGATAACCTGGAAACTATTTTCATGCCTCAGGTACACCCACTGCCACTTGCAGTCACTGGTGAAGCTGGAAATATGTTGCACTCGGGACCTGTTATGGAAAACATACAATCAATATCCGAGAGAAGGTCCTCAACAAGAGCTCAGGGAGCAGTTAAAAAGTGTGATAGCCCAGCAACAACTTTGTGGGCTCATAATGAGTTACCTAATTTTGGGGGAAATGTTCTTCtagctcctgctgctcctgcagtgtATGTACCTGCCAAACAAACTGTAGAAGTCATTCAGCCACCAGAAGAAGGCCTGTCTAATCAGCAGCCAAGTAAACCAGGGACTATTGCTGTTCAGCTTTCCCAAGATAGACATATACCTTCTGAGAATCTTGAGAATCCTCCCAAaatgggagaagaggaggcaCTTCAGTCTCAG GTGACAAAAGATGTACAGCATCAAGCTGTATCAGACAGAGCTGTACAGGGAGCATTGCCATCTCAACCACAAATGCAAGCAGCTCAGATGCAGCAACCAGCATCTTCTGGGCAGTCCTCAGTTCCTTCAAACTACCAGGTGGCTGCAGGGACTAAAGCAGTGCAGGCATCACAGCAGCGTGAGAACCAGGTGCTGAGTAACCATCCCCAACCTGTGGGTCCCCAAGAGGCAGATTCGGTGCAGCTGACAACAAGATATGATCAGACAAGTCCTGATAAGCAGCCAGCATCTGGACAGCTGTCGGGTGCTCCAGCTTCCACAGACCCTTCTACCACcgtcagtcagtcagtcatgCCAAATGTGCAACAAGACCTGCAGCGTCCATCCCTGCCTCAGACTCCTCAGGATGCCTTTGGTCCACCCCAGAACCCTTACTACTACTACAGACATCCTTACGACGCTTATCAGCCTCCATATCCGCCACCTTATCCTCCTGCAGACCCCAGAACAGCAGCTCATCTTTATTACATg GAGGATAGCTATGGACAGTATGACCCACGGTACAGCACTGGTTATATGGAACCTGGGAGCTATCGCTATTCTGAGCCTGAACGTCCTAGTTCCAGAGCCAGTCACTGCTCTGACAGGCCGCCTTCTAG ACAAGGCTATACTGAAGATTATTATGCAAAAAGTGGATGGAGTGATTATTATCCAGGCTATTACTCAAACTCATATGATTATGGAG ATCCAAGTCGCTGGGAACGTTACTCATCAGCTTATGACCCCAGATACAGAGATCCTAGAAGTTATGGTCAGAGGTATTGGTATGATGCTGAACACAACCCTTACCAGAAGAGAGAAGCATATCCGTATGGCAACAG ACATGACCAATATGAAGATAACTGGAGATACGATCCTCGTTTTACTGGAAGTTTTGATGATGAATCTGAGCCCCATAGAGACCCCTATGGTGATGAATTTGACAGGCGCAGTGTCCACAGTGAGCATTCTGGTCATAGTCTCCGTAGCTCCCGCAGTGTTCACAGTCACCAGAGTAGTTTCAGCTCTCGCTCTCAACAA AGCCAGCTGTATAGAAGTAATCATGATCTAATGGCTAATACATATGAAACTACTGCACAGGGAGTGTTGCTCCACACAGATTACCCATATGGCGGATATGCTGCTAACTTTGATGGACAACAGCCTTTTACAGGTTATGGCTACCCGACTGAAACTGGATGGTCAGCTGTAGAACAAG caCCTTTAAGGCCCTCAACACCTGAGAAATTTTCAGTGCCTCATATCTGCGCAAGGTTTGGTCCTGGGGGCTTCCTAATAAAAGTGCTGCCAAACCTGCCTTCAGAAGGACAGCCAGCTCTGGTTGAAATACACAGTATGGAG ACTATGTTACAACATTCCCCAGAGCAAGAAGAGATGAGAGCATTTCCCGGTCCTCTTGCTAA ggatgaCACCCATAAAGTAGATGTTATTaattttgcacaaaataaagCTTCACAGTGCTTTAAGAATGATAATCTAATTGACAAAGAGTCTGCAAGTCTGCTTTGGGACTTTATTGTACTGTTGTGCAGGCAGAATGGG ACAGTTGTGGGAACAGACCTGGCTGAACTTTTGCTCCGAGATCATAAAACAGTGTGGCTTCCTGGAAAGTCACCAAATGAAGCAAATTTGATTGATTTCACTAATGAAGCTTTGGAACAAGTGGAAGAGGAATCTGGTGAAGCCCAGCTCTCATTTCTCACCGATAGTCTTATAACCACAATTGACAGTCTTgagaaagagacagagagatTTAGGGAGTTACTGCTTTATGGCCGCAAGAAG GATGCTTTGGAGTCTGCGATGAAGCATGGTTTATGGGGTCATGCTCTGCTACTTGCCAGCAAAATGGACAGCAGAACACATGCAAGAGTTATGACCAG ATTTGCCAACAGTCTCCCAATTAATGACCCTCTGCAGACTGTTTACCAGCTCATGTCTGGAAGGATGCCAGCTGCATCCACG TGCTGTGGAGATGAGAAATGGGGAGACTGGAGGCCTCATCTAGCAATGGTGTTATCCAACTTGACCAATAATGTGGACTTGGAATCCAGGACCATTGCTACCATGGGAGACACTCTTG CTTCTAAAGGCCTGCTGGATGCTGCTCACTTTTGTTACCTTATGGCCCAAGTTGGTTTTGGAGTTTACACAAGGAAGACAACAAAGCTTGTCCTAATTGGATCAAATCATAg TTTGCCATTTTTTAAGTTTGCCACTAATGAAGCCATTCAAAGAACAGAAGCTTATGAATATGCACAGTCGCTAGGAAGTCAGCCTGGCTGTTTGCCCAATTTCCAG GTTTTCAAATTCATCTATGCTTGCCGACTAGCTGAAATGGGACTTGCTGCTCAGGCTTTCCATTATTGTGAAGTCATTTCTAGAACTGTCCTTAAAGATCCACATTACTATTCACCTGTACTTATTGGCCAGCTAATCCAG ATGTCATCACAACTACGCCTGTTTGACccacagataaaagaaaaaccagaacaGGAATCTTTTATTGAACCTTCATGGTTAATAACGCTTCGACATGTGGATGGACAGATCAAG GAGGGTGCAATAGCTTATAACACAGACAGATCCACCCCACCACCATATGCATGTAGTACACCAAGCTCTGAATTAGACCATGCTAGTCAATGTGATGGAGCAGGAGTTGGCCGTGACATGGGTCCAGGTGCTGAAAATGCATTGTTAGCATCCTTATTACCCAATATGGCTCAACAGATGCAAAGTGTGCAGCTGATGCCTTCAG TACCTCAGGCTGCCCTTGATGGGTCAGCTGCTATGATTCCTCCTGGTGACCAGGAAGCTGTCCGAAGTGTCCCTTTCTATTCAGTGGCTTCTCAGCCTATTGGTCCAGGACCTGGCTTTGCACCTCCAGGATTTTCAAATCCATATGGAAATGAACCATCACCCCTGTATTTAGGGTCAGCACTACCACCAGGAGGACCACCACAAGAAATTGAACCACGGTCAGAAGAGCAGATAAACCCAGAAACAG gaacaCAGAGAATTGCCCGGGAGTCTCCTTCACAAAGCTCTTTCCCCGAACAGAGGGAAGAGGATTTCTATGGCAGAATGGCTAGCATG GCACCAGGACGAAGATCCAGATCTGCATCTCAGTCTTCAGCACATATG GGCTATGGGCGAAGATCCCGAACAACTTCAGAGTCCTCTGCTCATTCTGTGGGACGAGAGAgatccagctctgcagcaaaacagccctctcctcctccctctgttCCTGTAgggaaagagaataaaaaagaaataaaaaaggaaccAGCACCTAGAAAG ACTGGTGGAACCTGGTTTCGCTGGCtgatgggaaaaggaaagaatgaagcTCACCTGCCAGATGACAAGAACAAATCA ATTGTTTGGGATGAACAGAAACAACGCTGGGTTAATCTGGATGAACCAGAAGAAGAG agtAAGCCTCCACCGCCACCTCCGACAGGATTTCCTAAAGTTCCTCAGACTGTTCCACCTGGACCTGGAGGCCCACCTAGTGCCCCTGTCAACATGTTTTCCAGAAGAGCAG ctGGAAGCAGAGCCCGTTATGTTGATGTCCTGAATCCAGGTGGAACCAAGTCAAGCGGTGCTGTTCCTGCACCATCAGACCTATTTGCCCCCTTGGCACCAATGCCAATTCCTGCAAATGTGTTTGTTCCAAACTCAG TTCCAGGGGAACCCCAGCCAATGGAAGGGAGTGGTGCAGCAGAGCACGCACCAGCTGCAAGTCAAACCAATGCagatcctgctgcagctgttgagCCAGAG tatttaaaCCCTGCAATCCTTCCTCCTGGATCTGGACTTCCTGTTTCTAACCCTGATGGCTCCCAATCAGGCGAG CTTTCGCGCTCTAGTTCAATGAGTTCATTATCACGTGAAGTAAGCCAGCATTTTAATCAG CCTGCCACTGTACCACCTTCAGGGGGGCCTGCAGCAGGAACAGTACCGTTCTACAATCCTTCTCAATTTGCACAA TCTCCTGCAGTCACTGGAAGTTCAAGACTGGGAAGAATTGGACAGAGGAAGTATCCGACATTGAAGTAG